A section of the Pseudomonas tritici genome encodes:
- a CDS encoding AAA family ATPase: MKILAIRLKNLASLAGPFEIDFTAEPLASAGLFAITGPTGAGKSTLLDALCLALFGAVPRLGDTGQAKMPDADSDISIGDPRTLIRRGTGGGYAEVDFVGVSGRRYRARWEANRARDKASGKLQNSRQSLIDLDSDQLLASQKTEYKTQLELALGLNFEQFTRAVLLAQSEFSAFLKANDNERSELLEKLTDTALYTQLGRRAFDKAKDARDAHKQLQDQATGVVPLAPEVRAELDQQFDAANAQLKNQQAQLKQLELQHTWLKELREWQERQLAATEQLQWAQADWDAQGPQRQDLSRLEQLAPQRHQFARQAELNSVLAPLAVQIQLHIEQQGQLHSRQTQAEQQQATAQTALAEALKNQADAVPLLRQAFEEQSTLAHLTKALAKRAEDKQQHEHACTEGQARLNGLLEKQRQVAERLQRLATELDRSAALAPLSDAWTAYRDRLQQLMLIGNRLNKGQAELPQLEQRAARAAEQFTGQREALDLLYQEAGAEPHAVAEQIQLLASLLQDNRKQQRAFEDLTRLWDSQQQLDQQANVLTQKLADAQQQREQLNQTGLQTKAELTVAEQTLTVTKQLLERQRLARSASVEELREQLQDDQPCPVCGSHEHPYHQPEALLQSLGRHDENEEATAQKAVDTLKEKLTELRGEVGGLIAQQKEYLQQQEQLATQQQALKPSLDAHPLSAALFNQDEAKRSAWLDQQLSQLTQSIAQDEQRQGALLNLQQNAGRLQQQLQAAQEASQQARQLLVDQQRELASDRERLEQELNAFASLLPADTLDGLRAEPAATFMQLDQQVSQRLEQLGHQRDELAEQQERQQAIEKEQTHQQHRQQQLDALNQQVNELAAQQQAAQEKLGALLGEHGSAEHWQQQLDQAVTQSRQSETDANKQLQEIHNALIQLAADLKAQQERQQALQAEQQSLDTRLGEWRARHPELDNDGLNRLLAYDDAQVSQLRQQLQHSEKAVEQAKVLLQEREQRLAEHQALHNGNLEAEALDSALATLNQQLAEGEKTCAELRARQSEDQRRQDANQAFAEQIAKAYDEWQRWARLNALIGSATGDTFRKIAQAYNLDLLVHHANVQLRQLVRRYRLKRGGSMLGLLVMDTEMGDELRSVHSLSGGETFLVSLALALGLASMASSTLKIESLFIDEGFGSLDPESLQLAMDALDGLQAQGRKVAVISHVQEMHERIPVQIQVKRQGNGLSTLEVK; the protein is encoded by the coding sequence ATGAAGATCCTCGCCATCCGCCTGAAAAACCTCGCCTCCCTGGCTGGCCCGTTCGAGATCGACTTCACCGCAGAGCCGCTGGCCAGCGCGGGTTTGTTCGCGATTACCGGGCCGACCGGCGCCGGTAAAAGCACCCTGCTGGATGCGTTGTGCCTGGCGCTGTTCGGCGCTGTGCCGCGCCTGGGCGATACCGGCCAGGCGAAGATGCCGGATGCCGACAGCGATATTTCCATTGGCGACCCGCGCACCTTGATTCGTCGCGGCACCGGGGGTGGTTATGCCGAAGTGGATTTTGTCGGCGTCAGCGGCCGTCGCTACCGTGCGCGCTGGGAAGCCAACCGCGCCCGCGACAAGGCCAGCGGCAAGTTGCAGAACAGCCGCCAGAGCCTGATCGACCTGGACAGCGACCAACTGCTGGCCAGCCAGAAAACCGAATACAAGACCCAGTTGGAACTGGCCCTGGGCCTGAACTTCGAGCAGTTCACCCGCGCCGTATTGCTGGCGCAAAGCGAGTTCAGTGCCTTCCTCAAGGCCAACGATAACGAGCGCAGCGAACTGCTCGAAAAGCTCACCGACACGGCCCTCTACACCCAGCTTGGCCGACGCGCCTTCGACAAGGCCAAAGACGCCAGGGACGCGCACAAGCAGTTGCAGGACCAAGCCACCGGCGTGGTGCCCCTGGCCCCTGAAGTACGTGCCGAACTGGATCAGCAATTCGACGCCGCAAACGCCCAGCTCAAGAACCAACAGGCCCAACTCAAGCAGTTGGAGCTGCAACACACCTGGCTCAAGGAACTGCGCGAATGGCAGGAGCGCCAGCTCGCCGCCACCGAACAGCTGCAATGGGCACAGGCTGATTGGGATGCCCAGGGCCCGCAACGCCAGGACCTGAGTCGCCTGGAGCAATTGGCGCCGCAACGTCATCAGTTCGCCCGCCAAGCCGAACTCAACAGCGTGCTTGCCCCGTTGGCCGTGCAGATTCAGTTGCATATCGAACAACAGGGCCAACTTCATAGTCGCCAGACGCAGGCCGAGCAACAGCAAGCCACCGCGCAAACCGCGTTGGCCGAGGCGCTGAAAAACCAGGCCGATGCCGTGCCTTTGCTGCGCCAAGCGTTTGAAGAGCAGAGCACCCTCGCCCACTTGACCAAAGCGCTGGCCAAGCGCGCCGAGGACAAACAGCAGCACGAACACGCCTGCACCGAAGGCCAGGCCCGGCTTAACGGTCTGCTGGAAAAGCAAAGACAAGTCGCCGAACGCCTCCAACGCCTGGCCACCGAACTTGATCGCAGCGCCGCCCTCGCCCCCTTGAGCGACGCCTGGACCGCCTACCGCGATCGCTTGCAACAGCTGATGTTGATAGGCAATCGCCTGAACAAAGGCCAGGCCGAACTGCCGCAATTGGAACAACGCGCGGCCCGCGCAGCCGAACAGTTCACCGGACAACGCGAGGCTCTGGACCTGCTGTATCAGGAGGCCGGTGCCGAGCCGCATGCCGTGGCCGAGCAAATCCAGTTGCTGGCCAGCCTGCTGCAAGACAATCGCAAACAGCAACGCGCCTTTGAAGACCTGACGCGCCTGTGGGACAGCCAGCAGCAGCTGGACCAGCAGGCCAACGTACTGACGCAGAAGCTTGCCGACGCCCAACAGCAACGCGAGCAACTGAACCAGACCGGCCTGCAAACCAAGGCGGAGCTGACCGTTGCCGAACAAACCCTGACGGTGACCAAGCAACTGCTTGAGCGCCAGCGCCTGGCCCGCAGTGCCAGTGTCGAAGAATTGCGCGAGCAGTTGCAGGACGACCAGCCCTGCCCGGTGTGCGGCAGCCACGAACACCCGTACCACCAGCCCGAAGCGCTGCTGCAGAGCCTAGGTCGCCATGACGAAAACGAGGAAGCCACGGCGCAGAAAGCCGTCGACACCCTCAAGGAAAAGCTCACCGAGCTGCGCGGCGAAGTCGGCGGTTTGATCGCCCAGCAAAAGGAATACCTGCAACAGCAGGAGCAACTGGCGACGCAACAACAAGCACTCAAGCCCAGCCTGGATGCGCACCCACTGTCGGCCGCGCTGTTCAACCAGGATGAGGCCAAACGCAGCGCCTGGCTTGATCAACAGTTGAGTCAACTGACCCAGAGCATCGCCCAGGACGAACAACGCCAAGGTGCCCTGCTCAACCTGCAACAAAACGCCGGGCGTCTGCAGCAACAACTGCAAGCCGCCCAGGAAGCGAGCCAGCAGGCCCGTCAATTGCTGGTGGATCAGCAACGCGAGCTGGCCAGCGACCGCGAACGTCTTGAGCAGGAACTGAATGCCTTCGCCAGCCTGTTGCCCGCCGACACCCTGGACGGTTTGCGTGCCGAGCCGGCCGCAACCTTCATGCAGCTGGACCAACAGGTCAGCCAGCGCCTTGAACAGCTCGGCCATCAACGTGATGAGCTGGCCGAGCAACAAGAACGCCAACAAGCGATCGAGAAAGAACAGACGCATCAGCAGCACCGCCAGCAGCAACTCGATGCGCTGAATCAGCAGGTCAACGAGTTGGCCGCCCAGCAACAAGCAGCTCAGGAAAAACTCGGCGCGTTGCTTGGCGAGCACGGCAGTGCCGAACACTGGCAACAGCAGTTGGATCAGGCCGTGACCCAATCACGCCAGAGTGAAACCGACGCCAACAAGCAGTTGCAAGAGATCCACAACGCATTGATCCAGTTGGCCGCCGATCTCAAGGCCCAGCAGGAGCGCCAGCAAGCCTTACAGGCCGAACAGCAATCGCTGGACACACGCCTCGGCGAGTGGCGAGCCCGGCACCCGGAGCTCGATAACGATGGCCTCAACCGCTTGCTGGCCTACGATGACGCCCAGGTCAGCCAATTGCGCCAGCAGTTGCAGCACAGCGAAAAAGCCGTTGAACAAGCCAAGGTCCTGCTGCAAGAACGCGAGCAACGCCTGGCCGAGCACCAAGCCCTGCACAACGGCAACCTTGAAGCCGAAGCACTGGACAGCGCGTTGGCTACGCTCAACCAACAGTTGGCTGAGGGAGAAAAAACCTGCGCCGAATTGCGCGCGCGCCAGTCCGAAGACCAGCGCCGCCAGGATGCCAATCAGGCCTTCGCCGAACAGATCGCCAAGGCCTATGACGAATGGCAACGCTGGGCACGCCTGAATGCGTTGATCGGCTCAGCCACCGGCGACACCTTCCGCAAGATCGCCCAGGCCTACAACCTCGACCTGCTGGTGCACCACGCCAACGTGCAACTGCGCCAATTGGTGCGCCGCTACCGCCTCAAGCGCGGCGGCAGCATGCTGGGCCTGTTGGTCATGGACACGGAAATGGGCGATGAACTGCGCTCGGTGCATTCGTTGTCCGGTGGTGAAACCTTCCTGGTGTCGCTGGCGCTAGCGCTGGGCCTGGCGTCGATGGCCTCCAGCACGTTGAAGATCGAGTCGCTGTTTATCGACGAAGGCTTCGGCAGCCTGGACCCCGAGTCGCTGCAGTTGGCGATGGACGCACTGGACGGTTTGCAGGCCCAGGGCCGCAAAGTGGCGGTGATCTCCCACGTGCAGGAAATGCACGAGCGCATTCCGGTGCAGATCCAGGTCAAGCGCCAGGGCAATGGGTTGAGCACCCTGGAGGTCAAGTGA
- a CDS encoding glutathione S-transferase, giving the protein MSEALLYSFRRCPYAMRARLALRYCGVPVRIIEVSLKAKPAEMLALSPKGTVPVLSVNGVVIDESLAIMQWALAQHDPDDWLLQGDPAVLALIAENDVGFKYHLNRYKYAERYPEQPMEHYRAEGEVFLRTLEGLLANREYLFADHPSLADMALAPFVRQFAHVDREWFAGAPYPRLQQWLERFLQSPLFIAVMAKT; this is encoded by the coding sequence GTGAGCGAGGCGCTGCTGTATTCGTTTCGACGCTGCCCGTATGCGATGCGTGCGCGCCTGGCGTTGCGCTATTGCGGCGTGCCCGTGCGCATTATCGAAGTGAGCCTCAAGGCCAAGCCGGCCGAGATGCTGGCGCTGTCACCCAAAGGCACGGTGCCGGTGTTGAGTGTGAATGGCGTGGTGATCGATGAAAGCCTGGCGATCATGCAGTGGGCGCTGGCGCAGCACGACCCGGATGATTGGCTGCTGCAGGGTGACCCGGCGGTATTGGCGTTGATTGCCGAGAACGATGTGGGCTTCAAGTATCACTTGAATCGATACAAGTATGCCGAACGCTACCCGGAACAACCGATGGAACATTATCGGGCCGAGGGCGAGGTGTTCTTGCGCACACTTGAGGGATTATTGGCGAATCGCGAGTACTTATTCGCCGATCACCCAAGCCTGGCAGACATGGCCCTGGCGCCGTTTGTGCGTCAGTTCGCCCATGTGGATCGGGAATGGTTTGCCGGTGCACCGTATCCCCGGTTACAGCAGTGGCTGGAACGCTTCCTGCAATCGCCGCTGTTCATTGCCGTAATGGCAAAGACCTGA
- a CDS encoding lactonase family protein produces MMRKFWPLLMAGSVGAMSVQAAPADTYELLVGSYTAGTSEGIYRLQFDSRTGTFQGPPVLAAKAANPSWLTVSKDQKHLFVVNENGPGQQDAVGRVSSYSIDPQNHQLTLINQVQSLGNEPTHSSVAADGRYLFVANYSVVEDPGGSLAVLPVDAEGKLSAPVQLSGHPASRVNPERQASNHVHSVVSSPDGKYVFVQDLGADKVFAYHYDPKANHELPLTPATPASVQLPPGSGPRHLLFSADGKHAWLTTEMSAQVAVFDYKDGQLTQTQLVDFAAGKPVPDKAGAALHASSDGKFLYVSNRGTANQLLVFSIDPATAHLKELQRRSVEGDHPREFSLDPSGKFLLIANQKSNEIVVVERDPNTGLLGKTVQKLAIDAPSDLKFLVRQ; encoded by the coding sequence ATGATGCGTAAATTCTGGCCCCTGCTGATGGCCGGCAGTGTAGGCGCGATGTCGGTGCAGGCCGCGCCGGCCGACACCTATGAACTGTTGGTGGGCAGCTACACCGCTGGCACCAGCGAAGGCATCTACCGCCTGCAATTCGACAGCCGTACCGGCACGTTCCAGGGCCCGCCGGTGTTGGCGGCCAAGGCCGCGAACCCGTCGTGGCTGACGGTTTCCAAGGACCAGAAGCACCTGTTTGTGGTCAACGAAAACGGGCCGGGCCAACAGGATGCGGTAGGCCGCGTGAGCAGCTACAGCATTGATCCGCAGAATCATCAGCTGACCTTGATCAACCAGGTCCAGAGCCTGGGCAACGAGCCCACCCATTCCAGCGTGGCCGCCGATGGGCGCTACCTGTTTGTGGCCAACTACTCGGTAGTGGAAGACCCGGGCGGAAGCCTGGCGGTGCTGCCGGTGGATGCCGAGGGTAAGCTGTCAGCCCCGGTGCAACTGAGCGGCCACCCGGCCAGCCGCGTTAACCCGGAGCGCCAGGCGTCCAACCATGTGCATTCGGTGGTGTCGTCGCCGGATGGCAAATACGTGTTCGTGCAGGACCTGGGCGCGGACAAGGTGTTTGCCTATCACTACGATCCCAAGGCCAATCATGAACTGCCATTGACCCCGGCCACTCCGGCCTCGGTGCAACTGCCGCCGGGCAGCGGTCCGCGTCACTTGTTGTTCAGCGCTGATGGCAAACATGCCTGGCTGACCACCGAGATGAGCGCGCAGGTCGCGGTGTTTGACTACAAAGATGGCCAGCTGACCCAGACGCAACTGGTGGACTTCGCCGCCGGGAAACCGGTACCGGACAAGGCTGGCGCTGCGTTGCACGCGTCCAGTGATGGCAAATTCCTCTACGTGAGCAACCGTGGCACGGCCAATCAGTTGCTGGTGTTCAGCATCGACCCGGCTACCGCGCACCTCAAGGAACTGCAACGCCGTTCCGTGGAAGGCGACCACCCGCGCGAGTTCAGCCTGGACCCGAGCGGCAAGTTTTTGCTGATCGCCAACCAGAAAAGTAACGAAATCGTGGTGGTTGAACGCGACCCCAACACCGGTCTGCTGGGTAAAACCGTGCAGAAATTGGCGATCGACGCCCCCAGTGACCTCAAATTCCTGGTGCGTCAATAA
- a CDS encoding DUF5629 family protein yields the protein MTDAAPNLSTDLKDSDMLIINGLHAFDFTFDHHLQIESMDGRELKRWTFSPDQLNAATFDSSLQSWLLSNEDGEHRLVCLSAIKGDNNNDEDEADDA from the coding sequence ATGACCGACGCAGCACCCAACCTGAGCACCGACCTGAAAGACAGCGACATGCTGATCATCAACGGGCTGCACGCCTTCGACTTCACGTTCGATCATCACTTGCAGATCGAAAGCATGGACGGCCGGGAACTCAAGCGTTGGACGTTCAGTCCAGATCAACTGAACGCCGCCACCTTTGATAGCAGCTTGCAAAGCTGGCTCTTGAGCAACGAAGACGGTGAACACCGTCTGGTCTGCCTGAGTGCGATCAAGGGCGACAACAACAACGACGAGGATGAAGCGGATGATGCGTAA
- a CDS encoding efflux RND transporter permease subunit, with protein MSSHHNDKATFLERLIFNNRPAVIVICLLVSIFLFWQATLIRPSTSFEKMIPLKHPFIEKMMEHRNDLANLGNTVRISVEAKDGDIFTKEYMETLRQINDEVFYISGVDRSGLKSLWSPSVRWTEVTEEGFAGGEVIPQSYNGSPQSLDQLRNNVLKSGQVGRLVANDFKSSIVDIPLLESYPDPQDQGKLLALDYRKFSHELEDKIRDKFEAQNPNVKIHIVGFAKKVGDLIDGLVMVVLFFGIAFVITLILLLWFTNCLRSTVAVLSTTLVAVVWQLGLMHFFGFGLDPYSMLVPFLIFAIGISHGVQKINGIALQSSEADNALTAARRTFRQLFLPGMIAILADAVGFITLLIIDIGVIRELAIGASIGVAVIVFTNLILLPVAISYAGISQRAIARSKKDAHRDHPFWRLLSKFASAKVAPVSILLALVAFGGGLWYSQNLKIGDLDQGAPELRPDSRYNKDNNFIISNYSTSSDVLVVMVKTKAEGCSRYEAMAPIDQLMWKMQNTEGVQSAISLVTVSKQMIKGMNEGNLKWETLSRNPDVLNNSIARADGLYNNNCSLAPVLVFLNDHKAETLDRAVHAVQDFAKENNKDGLEFILAAGNAGIEAATNEVIKESELTILILVYLCVATMCMITFRSWAATLCIVLPLVLTSVLGNALMAFMGIGVKVATLPVVALGVGIGVDYGIYIYSRLESFLRAGLPLQEAYYQTLKSTGKAVLFTGLCLAIGVCTWIFSAIKFQADMGLMLTFMLLWNMFGALWLLPALARFLIKPEKLAGQKGNSLFAH; from the coding sequence ATGAGCAGTCATCACAACGATAAAGCGACCTTTCTTGAGCGCCTGATCTTCAACAACCGCCCGGCAGTGATCGTCATCTGCCTGCTGGTGAGTATTTTCCTGTTCTGGCAGGCGACGTTGATTCGCCCGTCCACCAGCTTTGAAAAGATGATCCCCCTCAAGCATCCCTTCATCGAGAAGATGATGGAGCACCGCAACGACCTGGCCAACCTGGGCAACACGGTGCGCATTTCGGTGGAGGCCAAGGACGGGGACATCTTTACAAAGGAGTACATGGAGACCCTGCGCCAGATCAACGACGAAGTGTTCTACATCTCCGGCGTCGACCGTTCGGGCCTCAAGTCGCTGTGGAGCCCCAGCGTACGCTGGACCGAAGTGACCGAAGAAGGCTTTGCCGGTGGTGAAGTGATTCCGCAGAGCTACAACGGCTCGCCGCAAAGCCTTGATCAACTGCGCAACAACGTGCTCAAGTCCGGCCAGGTCGGGCGCTTGGTAGCCAACGATTTCAAATCAAGCATTGTCGATATCCCGCTGCTGGAGTCTTACCCGGATCCGCAGGACCAAGGCAAGTTGCTGGCCCTTGACTACCGCAAGTTCTCCCATGAACTCGAAGACAAGATTCGCGACAAGTTCGAAGCGCAGAACCCTAACGTCAAGATCCACATCGTCGGTTTCGCCAAGAAGGTCGGTGACCTGATCGATGGCCTGGTGATGGTGGTGCTGTTCTTTGGCATCGCGTTCGTTATCACGCTGATTCTGCTGCTGTGGTTCACCAACTGCCTGCGCAGCACCGTTGCGGTGTTGAGCACGACATTGGTGGCGGTGGTCTGGCAGCTCGGGTTGATGCACTTTTTCGGTTTCGGCCTTGATCCGTATTCGATGCTGGTGCCGTTCCTGATCTTCGCCATTGGTATTTCCCACGGTGTGCAGAAGATCAACGGTATCGCCCTGCAATCCAGTGAAGCGGATAACGCGCTGACCGCCGCCCGCCGTACCTTCCGGCAACTGTTTCTGCCAGGGATGATCGCGATCCTCGCCGACGCGGTGGGCTTCATCACGCTGCTGATCATCGACATTGGCGTGATCCGTGAACTGGCCATCGGCGCGTCCATCGGCGTGGCGGTGATCGTGTTCACCAACCTGATCCTGCTGCCGGTGGCGATTTCCTATGCTGGCATCAGCCAGCGCGCCATCGCCAGGAGCAAAAAGGACGCGCACCGCGACCACCCGTTCTGGCGCCTGCTGTCGAAATTCGCCAGCGCCAAAGTGGCGCCGGTCTCGATCCTGCTCGCGCTGGTCGCCTTCGGCGGCGGCCTCTGGTACAGCCAGAACCTGAAGATCGGTGACCTGGACCAAGGCGCGCCGGAACTGCGCCCGGACTCGCGCTACAACAAAGACAACAACTTCATCATCAGCAACTACTCAACTAGTTCCGACGTATTGGTGGTGATGGTCAAGACCAAGGCCGAAGGCTGCTCGCGCTATGAAGCCATGGCGCCCATCGACCAGTTGATGTGGAAGATGCAGAACACCGAGGGCGTGCAGTCGGCGATCTCGCTGGTGACCGTGTCCAAGCAGATGATCAAGGGCATGAACGAGGGCAACCTGAAATGGGAAACGCTGTCGCGCAACCCGGATGTGCTGAACAACTCCATCGCCCGTGCCGATGGCCTGTACAACAACAACTGCTCCCTGGCGCCCGTGCTGGTGTTCCTCAACGACCACAAGGCCGAAACCCTCGACCGCGCGGTGCATGCGGTGCAGGACTTCGCCAAAGAAAACAACAAGGATGGCCTGGAATTCATTCTCGCGGCGGGTAATGCCGGGATCGAGGCAGCGACTAACGAGGTGATCAAGGAATCGGAGCTGACCATCTTGATCCTGGTGTACCTGTGCGTGGCGACCATGTGCATGATCACCTTCCGCTCCTGGGCGGCGACCCTGTGCATCGTGCTGCCGCTGGTGCTGACCTCGGTGCTCGGCAACGCGCTGATGGCGTTCATGGGTATCGGCGTCAAGGTCGCGACCTTGCCGGTAGTGGCCTTGGGCGTGGGGATTGGCGTGGACTACGGCATCTACATCTACAGCCGCCTGGAAAGCTTCCTGCGTGCCGGCCTGCCGCTGCAAGAGGCGTACTACCAGACGCTCAAGTCCACCGGTAAAGCCGTACTGTTCACCGGTTTGTGCCTGGCGATTGGCGTGTGCACCTGGATCTTCTCGGCCATCAAGTTCCAGGCCGACATGGGCTTGATGCTGACCTTCATGCTCCTGTGGAACATGTTTGGTGCGCTGTGGCTGCTGCCGGCGCTGGCGCGGTTCCTGATCAAACCGGAGAAGTTGGCGGGGCAGAAGGGCAATTCTTTGTTTGCTCACTGA
- a CDS encoding WD40/YVTN/BNR-like repeat-containing protein: MGWVVCRPRAARKVALLATALSLLVGGVLPTSALAASDTTATPAFAIESPKAAKGLMIDVVHAGKRLVAVGDRGHILYSDDQGSTWTQAKVPTRQLLTAVFFVDEKQGWAVGHDAQILASSDGGATWTQQYQDLKREAPLLDVWFNDASHGLAVGAYGALIETTDGGKTWNDVSDRLDNEDQFHLNAIAHIKDAGLFIVGEQGSMFRSSDDGQTWEKLEGPYEGSLFGVISTAQPQTLLAYGLRGNLYRSTDFGSTWEQVELNAARGALEFGLSGATLLDDGSIVVVGNGGSVVVSHDDGATFSVFNRPDRISLSAVTAAGNGNLILAGQGGVRVAMPTGAEPTKQ; this comes from the coding sequence ATGGGTTGGGTTGTTTGCCGCCCACGCGCCGCACGCAAGGTTGCGTTGTTGGCCACAGCGCTCTCGTTGCTGGTCGGTGGTGTGTTGCCCACGTCCGCACTGGCAGCCAGCGATACCACCGCAACACCTGCGTTTGCGATTGAATCCCCCAAGGCCGCCAAAGGCCTGATGATCGACGTGGTTCATGCCGGCAAGCGCCTGGTGGCCGTCGGTGATCGCGGGCATATCCTCTATTCCGACGACCAGGGCAGCACTTGGACCCAAGCCAAAGTCCCCACCCGGCAACTGCTCACGGCGGTGTTTTTTGTCGATGAAAAGCAGGGCTGGGCGGTGGGCCATGATGCGCAAATTCTCGCCAGTTCCGATGGCGGTGCCACCTGGACTCAGCAATACCAAGACCTCAAGCGCGAAGCCCCGTTGCTCGACGTGTGGTTCAACGACGCCAGCCACGGCCTGGCCGTCGGCGCCTACGGTGCGTTGATCGAAACCACTGACGGCGGCAAAACCTGGAACGACGTCAGTGACCGCCTGGACAACGAAGACCAGTTCCATCTCAACGCCATCGCCCATATCAAGGACGCCGGCCTGTTCATCGTCGGTGAGCAAGGCAGCATGTTCCGCTCCAGCGACGACGGCCAGACCTGGGAAAAACTCGAAGGCCCTTATGAGGGCTCGCTGTTTGGCGTAATCAGCACCGCCCAGCCGCAGACCCTGCTGGCTTATGGCTTGCGCGGCAACCTTTACCGCTCCACGGATTTCGGCAGCACCTGGGAACAAGTTGAGCTGAACGCGGCGCGGGGAGCGCTGGAGTTTGGTTTGTCGGGCGCGACTTTGCTGGATGACGGTTCCATCGTTGTCGTCGGCAACGGTGGCAGCGTGGTGGTCAGTCATGACGATGGGGCGACCTTCAGCGTGTTCAATCGTCCGGACCGTATTTCGCTGTCGGCCGTCACGGCGGCAGGCAACGGCAACTTGATTCTGGCCGGGCAGGGTGGCGTTCGTGTTGCCATGCCCACCGGCGCTGAACCGACAAAACAATAA
- a CDS encoding Gfo/Idh/MocA family protein — MRELGIGLIGTGFMGRAHALAFNNARAVFELPVTLKLAALADADTERAQRCATAWGFAEAHGDWHTLINDSRVDVVAITTPNHLHYPMAMAAIAAGKAVYCEKPLAVSLEQADAMRRAARAAGVVTRVGYNYQHNPMITLARQMIANGELGEIISFQGEFSEDFMADPTSPWSWRCEVEHAGGALADLGSHLLSMARYLVGDVVSVCADTQTVHARRPAVKDSTDLKSIAVDDQVHALLRFANGARGTVSSSWLKHGYKNHLSFEISGTKGTLAFDQERLNELRVCRVGQEGFQRLLAGPALPGYAAFSPAAGHQLGYNELKTLEVQELILAVAGQGAQGTDFEAAWEVERLATAIRLAAKEERWVAVNSL; from the coding sequence ATGCGCGAACTCGGAATCGGCTTGATCGGCACAGGCTTCATGGGCCGCGCCCATGCCCTGGCATTCAATAACGCCCGCGCGGTATTCGAATTGCCAGTTACCCTCAAACTGGCTGCACTGGCCGACGCCGATACCGAACGCGCACAGCGCTGCGCCACGGCGTGGGGATTTGCCGAGGCCCACGGCGACTGGCATACGCTGATCAATGATTCCAGGGTCGATGTAGTGGCCATCACCACCCCCAACCATTTGCACTACCCCATGGCCATGGCCGCCATCGCGGCAGGCAAGGCGGTTTACTGCGAAAAACCCCTGGCGGTCAGCCTGGAGCAGGCCGACGCCATGCGCCGCGCCGCCCGTGCGGCTGGCGTGGTCACGCGGGTCGGCTACAACTATCAGCACAACCCGATGATCACCTTGGCCCGGCAGATGATTGCCAATGGCGAGCTGGGCGAAATCATCAGCTTCCAGGGTGAATTCAGCGAAGACTTTATGGCCGACCCGACGTCCCCTTGGTCGTGGCGCTGCGAAGTGGAACATGCCGGCGGCGCGCTGGCGGACTTGGGCAGCCATCTGCTGTCGATGGCGCGCTATCTGGTGGGGGATGTCGTCAGCGTGTGCGCCGATACCCAGACCGTCCACGCCCGGCGCCCTGCCGTCAAAGACAGCACCGACTTGAAATCCATCGCCGTGGATGATCAGGTGCATGCCCTGCTGCGGTTCGCCAACGGCGCGCGCGGCACGGTCAGCAGCAGTTGGCTCAAGCATGGGTACAAGAATCACCTGAGCTTCGAGATCAGCGGGACGAAAGGCACGCTGGCGTTCGATCAGGAGCGCTTGAATGAACTGCGCGTATGCCGTGTCGGCCAGGAGGGTTTCCAGCGTCTGTTGGCCGGTCCCGCCCTGCCCGGCTATGCGGCGTTCAGCCCGGCTGCGGGGCACCAGTTGGGGTACAACGAGTTGAAGACGCTGGAGGTGCAGGAGTTGATTCTGGCTGTGGCTGGCCAGGGTGCGCAGGGCACTGACTTTGAGGCGGCATGGGAGGTCGAGCGCTTGGCGACGGCGATTCGCCTGGCGGCCAAGGAAGAACGCTGGGTAGCCGTGAACTCACTCTAA